A single genomic interval of Chitinophaga sp. 180180018-3 harbors:
- a CDS encoding YigZ family protein has product MEVYFTIDKTAVAEFKDRGSKFLAYAFPVKTAEEVKECLGEVKKEHPKATHHCYAYRLGTGGNLFRANDDGEPSGTAGKPILGQIDSKQLTDVLIVVVRYFGGSLLGVPGLINAYKVSASMVLQLIPVIQKNIESTYHLSFDYTIMNDVMIVVKQHNCTVLSQELQLFCEMKIGIPKSAEELCLLRLKDIYGLEIKKQPA; this is encoded by the coding sequence ATGGAGGTATACTTTACAATTGATAAAACAGCTGTAGCAGAGTTCAAAGACAGAGGAAGCAAGTTTCTGGCCTATGCTTTCCCGGTGAAGACTGCCGAAGAGGTAAAAGAGTGTTTGGGAGAAGTAAAGAAAGAGCATCCTAAAGCTACGCATCATTGCTATGCATACCGGCTGGGTACCGGCGGTAACCTGTTCCGGGCAAACGACGACGGAGAGCCTTCCGGTACGGCCGGAAAGCCTATCCTGGGGCAGATCGACAGTAAGCAGCTAACGGATGTACTGATAGTGGTGGTGAGGTATTTTGGCGGCAGTTTACTGGGAGTACCGGGGCTGATCAATGCCTACAAAGTGAGTGCTTCCATGGTATTGCAGCTAATACCGGTTATACAGAAGAATATAGAATCTACCTATCATCTGAGTTTCGACTATACCATCATGAACGACGTGATGATAGTGGTAAAACAACATAATTGCACGGTATTATCGCAGGAATTGCAGTTATTCTGTGAAATGAAAATAGGTATTCCGAAATCGGCCGAAGAGCTTTGCCTGTTGCGGCTGAAGGATATATATGGGCTGGAGATAAAGAAACAGCCGGCCTGA
- the ribD gene encoding bifunctional diaminohydroxyphosphoribosylaminopyrimidine deaminase/5-amino-6-(5-phosphoribosylamino)uracil reductase RibD gives MNSTSNEFFMQRCLELAAMGAGRVAPNPMVGAVLVHQGRIIGEGYHQQYGQAHAEVNCVNSVAEADQPLISRATMYVSLEPCAHHGKTPPCADLIVSRGIPEVVIGCVDTFSAVAGKGIAKLEKAGIKVHTGVLEAACRYINRRFFTFHEKKRPYIVLKWAQTRNGFMAGADGAPVRISNRYSDRLVHKWRSEEVSIMVGTRTAMIDNPRLNNRLWTGKDPVRLIIDRELKVPRSHHVWDGSMPTIFITAAATDTHGLTETMQLDFREPLFPQLMLHLYERQIQSVLVEGGSYVLQQLIQTGLWDEARVITGAGTLPEGLPAPLLNNVALKDTIAVNDDRIDFYYQA, from the coding sequence ATGAATAGTACATCCAATGAATTTTTTATGCAGCGCTGCCTGGAGCTGGCGGCCATGGGGGCGGGCCGCGTTGCGCCCAACCCGATGGTAGGCGCCGTGCTGGTACATCAGGGGCGTATCATAGGAGAGGGCTACCACCAGCAGTACGGCCAGGCGCATGCGGAAGTGAATTGTGTGAACAGCGTTGCAGAAGCAGACCAGCCGCTGATTAGCAGAGCTACCATGTACGTGAGCCTGGAGCCTTGCGCGCATCACGGGAAAACGCCTCCCTGTGCGGATCTTATCGTTTCCCGGGGAATACCCGAGGTAGTGATCGGCTGTGTGGATACATTTTCAGCCGTAGCCGGCAAAGGCATCGCGAAGCTGGAAAAAGCAGGTATAAAAGTGCACACTGGCGTGCTGGAAGCCGCCTGCCGGTACATCAACCGGCGATTTTTTACGTTTCATGAGAAGAAACGGCCTTATATTGTACTGAAATGGGCGCAGACCCGCAACGGGTTTATGGCTGGTGCAGATGGCGCACCCGTGCGGATTTCCAACCGGTACAGCGACCGGCTGGTACATAAATGGCGCAGCGAGGAAGTGAGTATTATGGTAGGAACCCGTACCGCTATGATAGATAATCCCCGACTAAATAACCGGTTGTGGACCGGAAAAGATCCGGTACGACTGATCATTGACCGGGAACTGAAAGTGCCACGCTCTCATCATGTTTGGGATGGCAGCATGCCTACTATCTTTATTACTGCTGCGGCAACGGATACGCACGGGCTAACCGAAACCATGCAGCTCGATTTCAGAGAGCCGCTGTTTCCGCAGCTGATGCTGCACCTGTATGAGCGTCAGATACAGAGCGTACTGGTAGAAGGAGGTAGTTATGTACTGCAGCAGCTGATACAAACAGGCCTGTGGGATGAAGCGAGGGTGATTACCGGAGCGGGTACATTACCCGAAGGATTACCGGCACCATTACTTAACAACGTTGCCCTGAAAGATACGATAGCGGTGAATGACGATCGTATAGATTTTTATTATCAGGCATAA
- the prmC gene encoding peptide chain release factor N(5)-glutamine methyltransferase, whose product MTIQTAFTYITGTISELYDEREAAGIAHIVMEYLTGMNKLDRLVHKTRLLSPDQNERLKLAIEALQRHEPVQYITGTSWFYGMELLVNKQVLIPRPETEELVEWMVQDARHRHHLHLLDVGTGSGCIPLALKKSLPDAAVTGVDVSEGALEVARSNSSRQRLEVDFLQIDALNPQQLATLPEFDMIVSNPPYIRQSEQAAMQQSVWGYEPSLALFVPDNDPLLFYRHISHMALTKLNPNGALYFEINEALGNEVIAMMKDTGFSDLTLKQDMFGKDRMVRGRITYAP is encoded by the coding sequence TTGACTATACAAACTGCCTTTACCTATATTACAGGTACCATCAGCGAGCTGTATGATGAGCGGGAAGCCGCCGGCATAGCGCATATCGTCATGGAATACCTGACCGGCATGAACAAACTGGACCGGCTTGTACACAAAACCCGGCTGCTCAGCCCCGATCAGAATGAACGGCTGAAACTAGCCATAGAAGCGCTTCAACGTCATGAGCCGGTGCAGTATATCACCGGTACCAGCTGGTTTTACGGCATGGAGCTACTCGTCAATAAACAGGTGCTGATTCCACGTCCCGAAACCGAAGAGCTGGTGGAATGGATGGTACAGGACGCCCGGCACCGGCATCACCTGCACCTGCTGGATGTTGGCACTGGCAGTGGATGTATACCACTGGCCCTGAAAAAATCGCTCCCCGATGCTGCAGTTACCGGGGTGGATGTCAGCGAAGGAGCCCTGGAAGTAGCGCGCAGCAACAGTTCCCGGCAGCGGCTGGAGGTAGACTTCCTTCAAATAGACGCCTTAAACCCGCAACAGCTGGCCACCCTGCCTGAATTCGACATGATTGTCAGCAATCCGCCTTATATCCGGCAAAGCGAGCAAGCCGCCATGCAACAATCCGTATGGGGCTATGAGCCTTCCCTGGCGCTTTTTGTACCCGATAATGATCCGCTTCTTTTCTATCGCCATATATCCCATATGGCCCTTACCAAACTAAATCCCAACGGTGCCCTATACTTCGAAATCAACGAAGCACTGGGCAATGAAGTAATCGCCATGATGAAAGACACCGGTTTCAGCGACCTTACGCTGAAGCAGGATATGTTCGGGAAAGACAGGATGGTGAGAGGAAGAATTACTTATGCGCCGTAG
- a CDS encoding biopolymer transporter ExbD, with translation MNLSRRNKRQVEMHNSALNDILFILLLFFLIVSTLANPNVIKLMLPKAKSNTKAKQTVVVSINDKREFFVGTNKVSFDHLKQALAPSVANEKIDPTIVINAEKSVPVEDVVNVMEVAREMGAKVVLATAHK, from the coding sequence ATGAATCTAAGCAGACGAAATAAGAGACAGGTGGAAATGCACAACTCTGCACTGAATGATATCCTGTTCATTCTGCTGTTGTTCTTCCTTATTGTTTCCACATTGGCTAATCCGAATGTAATCAAGCTGATGTTGCCCAAGGCAAAGAGCAACACCAAAGCCAAACAAACGGTGGTAGTCAGTATCAATGATAAACGCGAATTCTTTGTTGGTACTAACAAAGTATCGTTTGATCACCTGAAACAGGCATTGGCGCCATCTGTTGCCAATGAAAAGATCGATCCTACCATTGTCATCAACGCCGAAAAATCCGTTCCCGTAGAGGATGTGGTGAATGTTATGGAAGTAGCGAGGGAAATGGGAGCGAAGGTGGTACTGGCTACGGCGCATAAGTAA
- a CDS encoding MotA/TolQ/ExbB proton channel family protein, which produces MLLGLITLLQDSLLRPKADTVAQGVAAGTAATPQIHLIDMLMKGGVLMIPLGILSLVAVYVFVERAITIGKAGKLPDNFMPMIRDQITGGNMQAARSLAKNTAGPIARMIEKGIQRIGKPIENIEKSMENVGKLEIYGMEKNLVILSIIAGIAPMFGFLGTIAGMIQTFFNISITSDITLGTIAGGIYVKMITSASGLIIGIVAFIGYSYLNAQIDKVVNKMEGASAEFIDILQEPTK; this is translated from the coding sequence ATGTTGTTAGGTTTAATTACGTTATTACAGGATTCTTTATTGCGCCCTAAGGCAGATACAGTGGCTCAGGGCGTAGCCGCCGGAACGGCTGCCACGCCGCAGATCCACCTGATTGATATGCTCATGAAGGGCGGTGTGCTGATGATCCCATTGGGTATCCTTTCACTGGTAGCTGTTTATGTATTTGTGGAGAGAGCTATCACTATTGGCAAAGCCGGCAAACTGCCTGATAACTTTATGCCCATGATCCGTGATCAGATTACTGGTGGTAATATGCAGGCAGCACGCTCTCTTGCAAAGAATACAGCCGGGCCTATTGCCCGTATGATCGAAAAGGGGATCCAGCGTATCGGAAAGCCGATTGAGAATATTGAGAAATCCATGGAGAATGTAGGCAAGCTGGAGATCTATGGCATGGAAAAGAACCTGGTGATCCTTTCCATTATCGCAGGTATAGCGCCTATGTTCGGGTTCCTGGGTACGATTGCAGGTATGATTCAGACGTTTTTTAACATCTCCATCACCTCAGATATTACACTGGGCACCATTGCCGGTGGTATCTATGTGAAAATGATTACCTCTGCATCCGGGTTAATTATCGGTATTGTGGCATTTATCGGATACAGCTATCTGAATGCGCAGATCGATAAGGTGGTAAATAAGATGGAAGGCGCTTCTGCAGAGTTTATCGACATATTGCAGGAACCAACCAAGTAA
- the pepT gene encoding peptidase T: MFTKYSYTVVERFMRYVQIDTQSDPMSNSFPTTEKQKDLSRLLVKELHEIGITDAELDEHGYVYATIPSNTEKKVPVICFCSHVDTSSDSSGTGVKPIIHHQYDGGDIALPDDENVVIVAKEHPYLASKKGDDIITASGTTLLGADDKAGVAEIMDAAHYLMAHPEIKHGAIRILFTPDEEVGRGVEKVDMKKLAADFGYTMDGGELGSLEDENFSADGARITVYGISAHPGAAKNKLVSAVKIASEIVDALPKDGLSPETTEDKDGFIHPIRIQGTVEKTEIDFIIRDFETANLESHESYLRRLMDKVLARHSGARATLKVTEQYRNMKEVLVKHPEVTANAAEAIRRAGVQPLRMSIRGGTDGSRLSFMGLPCPNIFTGEMALHSKHEYVSIQDMQKAVQTIVYLAQVWEEKA, from the coding sequence ATGTTTACAAAATACTCATATACAGTTGTGGAACGCTTCATGCGTTACGTACAGATAGATACGCAGTCGGATCCAATGAGCAATTCGTTTCCGACCACTGAAAAGCAAAAGGATCTCTCACGCCTGCTGGTGAAGGAATTGCACGAAATTGGCATTACTGATGCGGAACTGGATGAGCATGGTTATGTATATGCTACTATTCCTTCGAATACCGAGAAGAAAGTACCGGTGATCTGCTTTTGTTCGCATGTGGATACTTCATCCGACAGCAGTGGCACCGGTGTAAAACCAATTATACATCATCAGTACGACGGAGGCGATATTGCCCTGCCGGATGATGAAAACGTGGTGATTGTAGCAAAGGAGCATCCCTACCTGGCCAGCAAGAAAGGGGATGATATTATTACCGCCAGTGGTACTACGTTGCTGGGTGCGGATGATAAGGCCGGAGTAGCGGAGATTATGGATGCGGCGCATTATTTGATGGCTCATCCGGAAATAAAGCATGGCGCTATCCGTATACTTTTCACACCGGATGAAGAAGTGGGCCGTGGTGTGGAGAAAGTGGATATGAAGAAGCTGGCCGCCGACTTTGGTTATACCATGGATGGAGGTGAGCTGGGATCTCTGGAAGATGAGAATTTTTCGGCAGACGGGGCCAGGATCACCGTATATGGTATCAGCGCGCATCCGGGTGCCGCAAAGAATAAGCTGGTGAGTGCCGTTAAGATTGCCAGTGAAATAGTGGATGCATTGCCGAAAGATGGATTGTCGCCCGAAACTACGGAAGACAAGGACGGCTTCATCCATCCTATACGCATACAGGGCACTGTGGAAAAAACAGAAATAGATTTTATCATCCGTGATTTCGAGACCGCTAACCTGGAGTCGCATGAAAGTTACCTGCGCCGGCTGATGGATAAAGTACTGGCCCGTCATTCAGGCGCGCGTGCCACGCTTAAAGTAACGGAGCAATACCGGAATATGAAAGAAGTGCTGGTGAAACATCCGGAGGTGACGGCGAACGCAGCAGAAGCTATTCGTCGCGCCGGTGTGCAGCCGCTGCGGATGAGCATCCGGGGTGGTACAGACGGGTCGCGTCTTTCTTTTATGGGATTGCCCTGCCCGAATATTTTTACCGGGGAAATGGCGCTTCACAGCAAACATGAATACGTGAGCATACAGGATATGCAGAAAGCCGTGCAAACGATCGTATATCTGGCACAGGTTTGGGAGGAAAAGGCATGA
- the metE gene encoding 5-methyltetrahydropteroyltriglutamate--homocysteine S-methyltransferase, producing MLTNIPGYPRIGSQRELKKACENYWAGKISLERLELTSRQLRKANWQLLQEAGIDLIPSNDFSWYDQILDMSLTLGVIPSRFKALQQTFANPTCPELYFAMARGYQKNNFDITALEMTKWFDTNYHYLVPEFEAEQTYSLHQPKCVEEFKEALSLGINTKPALPGPVTFLLCGKIRSAGITKAQLLNKLLPVYIELLQALQHAGATWVQLDEPFLVTDLEPADLALYQTTYTAIRKALPDLKILLTTYFGALEDNTSLTLQLPVDALHIDLVRVPEQLDDILTQLPEDKMLSLGVVDGRNIWKNDYSASRQLIEKAVQQIGANRLMLGTSCSLLHVPYDLSLETSLAPEIRQWMAFARQKVFEVLDLQQIANGNTTALAENSRIMNSRKTAASIHNPAVKVRMNNITSADSQRHSIFPHRQKLQQTVLQLPLFPTTTIGSFPQTTAIRQLRADLKKGNISPETYDAEIREAITETIYKQENLGLDVLVHGEFERNDMVEYFGEQLDGFVFTAHGWVQSYGTRCVKPPVIFGDVQRPRPMTVAWSSYAQSLTRKPVKGMLTGPVTILQWSFVRNDQPRMDTAFQIALAIRDEVKDLEDAGISVIQVDEPALREGLPLRKAQRGPWLEQAVKAFRLAVCAVDDATQIHTHMCYAEFNDIIEHIAAMDADVITIETSRSQMELLEAFADFQYPNETGPGVYDIHSPRVPTVAEMEALLHKAAQLLPVRNIWVNPDCGLKTRNWAETEMALRNMVTAAKNLRNFTNGLSRNSNLSALPAQL from the coding sequence ATGCTTACCAATATTCCAGGTTACCCCAGGATAGGTAGCCAGCGAGAACTGAAAAAAGCGTGCGAAAACTACTGGGCCGGTAAAATTTCCCTGGAGCGGCTGGAACTAACGTCCAGGCAGCTACGAAAAGCAAACTGGCAACTGCTGCAGGAAGCCGGCATAGACCTGATCCCCTCCAACGATTTCTCCTGGTACGACCAGATTCTTGATATGAGCCTGACATTAGGCGTGATACCATCACGGTTCAAGGCCTTACAGCAAACCTTTGCCAATCCTACTTGTCCGGAGTTATACTTTGCAATGGCCCGGGGCTACCAGAAAAATAATTTCGATATCACCGCCCTGGAAATGACCAAATGGTTTGACACCAACTATCATTACCTGGTACCGGAATTCGAGGCGGAACAAACTTATAGTCTGCACCAGCCAAAATGTGTGGAAGAATTCAAAGAAGCGCTCAGCCTGGGTATCAATACCAAACCCGCACTCCCCGGCCCTGTCACTTTCCTTTTATGCGGAAAAATCAGGAGCGCCGGTATTACAAAGGCGCAATTGCTGAATAAGCTGCTACCTGTGTATATCGAGCTATTGCAGGCTTTACAACACGCAGGCGCCACCTGGGTGCAGCTGGACGAGCCATTCCTCGTCACCGATCTGGAACCTGCGGATCTGGCCTTGTACCAAACTACCTACACCGCTATCCGTAAAGCGCTGCCCGATCTGAAAATTCTGCTCACTACTTATTTCGGCGCGCTGGAAGATAATACCAGCCTGACTTTGCAACTACCGGTCGATGCGCTGCATATCGATTTGGTAAGAGTGCCGGAGCAACTGGATGATATACTCACTCAATTACCGGAAGATAAGATGCTATCGCTCGGCGTAGTAGATGGCCGCAATATCTGGAAGAATGACTATAGCGCTTCCCGGCAGCTGATCGAAAAAGCAGTACAACAAATTGGCGCGAACCGCCTGATGCTGGGCACTTCCTGCTCCCTGTTGCATGTACCTTACGACCTCAGTCTGGAAACCTCCCTTGCTCCGGAGATCAGGCAATGGATGGCATTTGCCAGGCAGAAGGTTTTCGAAGTACTGGACCTGCAACAGATTGCCAATGGCAACACCACTGCGCTTGCAGAAAACAGCCGTATTATGAACAGCCGTAAAACCGCTGCCAGCATACACAATCCGGCTGTAAAAGTACGGATGAACAACATCACCTCCGCCGACAGCCAGCGGCACAGCATTTTTCCGCATCGCCAAAAGCTGCAGCAGACGGTATTACAGCTGCCGTTATTTCCCACTACTACCATCGGTTCTTTCCCGCAAACAACAGCAATCCGTCAGCTGCGTGCGGATCTGAAGAAAGGGAACATCTCACCCGAAACCTATGACGCGGAAATCAGGGAAGCCATTACGGAAACTATTTACAAACAGGAAAACCTGGGGCTGGATGTGCTGGTGCATGGAGAGTTTGAGCGGAATGACATGGTGGAATATTTCGGAGAACAACTCGATGGATTCGTATTCACTGCTCACGGATGGGTACAGAGTTATGGTACGCGCTGTGTGAAACCACCCGTTATTTTTGGAGATGTGCAACGTCCCCGGCCGATGACAGTTGCCTGGAGCAGTTACGCACAATCGCTCACCCGCAAGCCGGTAAAAGGTATGCTCACAGGGCCTGTTACCATTCTGCAGTGGTCGTTTGTACGAAACGATCAACCCCGCATGGATACTGCGTTTCAGATTGCGCTGGCTATACGTGATGAGGTAAAGGATTTGGAAGATGCGGGCATCTCAGTAATCCAGGTCGATGAACCGGCACTGCGCGAAGGCCTTCCCCTTCGTAAGGCGCAGAGAGGTCCGTGGCTGGAGCAGGCGGTGAAAGCCTTCCGCCTGGCTGTATGCGCGGTGGATGATGCTACGCAGATCCACACGCATATGTGCTATGCGGAGTTCAATGATATCATCGAACATATTGCAGCCATGGATGCAGATGTGATCACTATTGAAACATCCCGCTCGCAGATGGAACTGCTGGAAGCCTTCGCAGATTTTCAATATCCGAACGAAACCGGTCCGGGTGTATACGACATCCACTCTCCCCGCGTGCCCACGGTAGCAGAAATGGAGGCCCTGCTTCACAAGGCGGCACAGCTGCTGCCGGTGCGTAACATATGGGTAAATCCTGATTGCGGGCTTAAAACACGCAACTGGGCAGAAACAGAGATGGCATTACGCAATATGGTGACGGCGGCCAAAAATCTTCGTAACTTTACGAATGGCCTCTCACGAAACAGTAACTTGTCCGCGTTGCCAGCGCAACTTTGA
- a CDS encoding cysteine-rich CWC family protein, whose translation MASHETVTCPRCQRNFECRVGSILRCQCQDVVLTEEERYFIHQQYSGCLCADCLREMKAAFQLPDASS comes from the coding sequence ATGGCCTCTCACGAAACAGTAACTTGTCCGCGTTGCCAGCGCAACTTTGAATGCCGCGTAGGTAGCATTCTTCGTTGCCAGTGCCAGGACGTGGTATTGACGGAAGAAGAACGTTACTTCATCCATCAGCAGTATAGTGGCTGCCTCTGCGCAGATTGTTTACGCGAAATGAAAGCAGCCTTTCAGCTGCCCGACGCTTCATCATAA
- a CDS encoding acyl-CoA thioesterase → MSYDQRIEDSITRIFKAVFPNTVNHYDTLFGGTAMALMDEVAFITATRFTRMRTVTVSSDRIDFKKPIQHGTIIELIGKVVQVGTTSLKVEVEVYMEHMYDSHREKAISGTFTFVAIDEHKKPAKINLQ, encoded by the coding sequence ATGTCTTACGATCAAAGAATTGAAGATTCAATAACCAGGATCTTTAAAGCGGTATTTCCCAACACCGTCAATCACTATGATACCCTATTCGGCGGTACTGCCATGGCATTGATGGACGAAGTAGCCTTCATTACTGCTACCCGTTTCACCAGAATGCGTACGGTGACGGTTTCTTCCGACAGGATAGATTTCAAAAAACCGATTCAGCACGGCACGATCATAGAGTTGATAGGTAAAGTGGTACAGGTGGGTACTACCAGTCTGAAAGTGGAAGTGGAAGTATATATGGAGCACATGTATGACAGCCATAGGGAGAAGGCCATCAGCGGCACTTTTACCTTTGTGGCGATCGATGAGCACAAGAAACCGGCGAAAATTAATCTCCAATAA
- a CDS encoding peptidylprolyl isomerase, which translates to MQTVKNGDTVKVHYHGRLTNGTTFDSSEGRAPLEFTVGAGMVIKGFENGVLDMKVGDKKTIHIPVDQAYGPKNEEMIIQFPKENIPAELNPEVGMELQMSNPQGHVFPVKVVAIDENTITLDANHALAGEDLVFDLELVEIA; encoded by the coding sequence ATGCAAACTGTTAAAAACGGGGATACAGTGAAGGTGCATTACCATGGCCGTTTGACAAATGGAACTACTTTTGATTCCTCTGAAGGGAGAGCCCCGCTGGAATTTACAGTAGGCGCCGGTATGGTTATCAAGGGCTTTGAGAATGGTGTGCTGGATATGAAAGTGGGTGATAAGAAAACCATTCATATCCCTGTTGATCAGGCATATGGCCCCAAAAACGAAGAAATGATCATACAATTTCCAAAGGAAAATATACCAGCGGAACTGAATCCGGAAGTAGGTATGGAACTGCAGATGAGCAATCCGCAGGGTCATGTATTCCCGGTGAAAGTTGTTGCTATAGATGAAAATACTATCACCCTTGATGCGAACCATGCACTGGCTGGGGAAGACCTGGTTTTTGACCTGGAACTCGTGGAGATCGCGTAA
- a CDS encoding DUF1343 domain-containing protein: MNRIFLLCLLLAGWLSETSAQYAEHVMPGATQTARYLPLLKNKRVAMMVNQTATIDKTHLVDSLLKLHIRIQKIFSPEHGFRGLAGAGEKVGNSVDSATGIPIVSLYGQHRKATAADLKDVDILLFDIQDVGTRFFTYISSLQELMESAAENKKTLVILDRPNPNGDYVDGPVLDTAFRSFIGMQPIPIVHGMTVGEYARMLNGEGWLKKGLKCDLKVIPCENYSHQIYYKLPVRPSPNLPNMAAVNLYPSICFFEGTALSLGRGTDKPFQVYGSPAFPKQSFTFTPRASTSNPSPVLKDQLCYGFDLSNAPETIPHKGRHIELKWLLDAYRLFPDKEKFFTPFFSKLAGSKQLQQQITEGVSEADIRKSWEPGLAKFKAIRGKYLLY, from the coding sequence ATGAACCGTATATTCCTTTTATGCCTCCTTCTTGCAGGATGGCTGTCTGAAACTTCCGCTCAATATGCGGAGCATGTTATGCCCGGAGCCACGCAAACCGCCCGCTATCTGCCACTGCTGAAAAACAAACGGGTGGCCATGATGGTGAATCAGACCGCTACAATAGATAAAACCCATCTGGTAGATTCATTGCTGAAGCTACATATCAGGATACAAAAGATATTCAGCCCTGAGCACGGATTCCGCGGCCTGGCCGGCGCCGGCGAAAAAGTGGGCAACAGTGTCGACTCTGCCACCGGTATCCCTATCGTATCGCTGTATGGTCAGCATCGTAAGGCCACTGCAGCGGATTTGAAAGATGTGGATATCCTGCTCTTCGATATACAGGATGTAGGTACCAGGTTCTTCACTTACATTTCCTCGCTGCAGGAACTGATGGAATCAGCAGCTGAAAACAAAAAAACACTCGTTATCCTGGATCGCCCTAATCCCAATGGGGATTATGTAGACGGCCCCGTGCTCGATACCGCTTTCCGTTCTTTTATAGGCATGCAGCCCATTCCTATTGTACATGGCATGACGGTAGGCGAATACGCCCGCATGCTTAATGGAGAAGGATGGCTGAAAAAAGGTCTGAAATGCGACCTTAAAGTGATTCCCTGCGAAAACTATAGCCATCAGATCTATTATAAACTGCCGGTAAGGCCTTCTCCGAACCTTCCGAACATGGCAGCCGTAAATCTCTATCCTTCCATCTGCTTTTTTGAAGGCACCGCGCTCAGCCTCGGACGTGGCACCGACAAACCCTTCCAGGTATACGGGTCACCTGCTTTTCCGAAGCAATCCTTCACATTCACGCCCCGGGCCAGTACCAGCAATCCTTCCCCGGTATTGAAAGATCAGCTTTGCTACGGCTTCGATCTGAGCAATGCCCCGGAAACTATACCACACAAGGGCCGCCACATTGAGCTCAAATGGCTGCTGGATGCCTATCGCCTGTTCCCCGACAAAGAAAAATTCTTTACGCCCTTCTTCAGCAAACTGGCCGGCTCCAAACAGCTGCAACAGCAAATTACAGAAGGCGTATCAGAAGCTGATATCCGCAAAAGCTGGGAACCCGGACTGGCGAAGTTCAAAGCGATAAGGGGGAAATACCTGTTGTATTGA
- the fmt gene encoding methionyl-tRNA formyltransferase: MKDLRIIFMGTPDFAVASLDILVQNGFNVVGVITAPDKPAGRGLQMQESAVKQYAVSKGLHVLQPEKLKNPEFISALRELKADLQVVVAFRMLPEMVWNMPPEGTINVHASLLPNYRGAAPINWAVINGEKASGVTTFKLQHEIDTGDILFSETVPIREDETAGELHDALMHSGATLLLKTVQAIASGDVHGTPQAHIPASEIKHAPKIFKDTCQINWELPLDDIYNLVRGLSPYPAAWTLLNDKSIKIYKAHKAHTTPSIAPGEFDTDQKSYIRVAAPDGYLYLDEIQLEGKKRMEVEAFLRGYRF, translated from the coding sequence ATGAAAGACCTTCGCATCATCTTCATGGGTACCCCGGATTTCGCGGTAGCCTCATTGGATATACTTGTTCAAAACGGGTTTAATGTAGTGGGCGTGATTACTGCCCCCGATAAGCCCGCCGGACGGGGATTACAAATGCAGGAAAGTGCTGTTAAGCAATATGCCGTCAGCAAGGGCCTGCATGTATTACAACCGGAAAAATTAAAGAATCCTGAATTTATCAGTGCATTGCGCGAATTGAAAGCGGACTTACAGGTAGTGGTAGCATTCCGTATGTTGCCGGAAATGGTGTGGAATATGCCTCCGGAAGGCACTATCAATGTACATGCGTCGCTGCTGCCTAACTACCGGGGAGCCGCCCCCATCAACTGGGCTGTTATCAACGGGGAGAAAGCATCCGGTGTTACTACCTTCAAATTGCAGCATGAGATCGACACAGGTGATATACTTTTCAGCGAAACAGTGCCCATCCGGGAAGATGAAACTGCCGGAGAACTGCATGACGCCCTGATGCACTCAGGCGCTACCCTGCTGCTTAAAACAGTACAGGCCATCGCTTCAGGCGACGTACATGGCACACCACAGGCGCATATTCCGGCCAGTGAAATAAAGCATGCCCCTAAGATCTTCAAGGATACCTGCCAGATCAACTGGGAACTGCCCCTCGATGATATTTATAACCTGGTGCGTGGTCTCAGTCCTTACCCCGCCGCATGGACGCTCTTAAACGACAAAAGCATTAAAATCTACAAAGCTCACAAAGCACATACTACCCCCTCCATCGCTCCGGGTGAATTCGACACCGATCAGAAATCCTACATAAGGGTGGCTGCGCCTGATGGCTATCTTTATCTTGATGAGATACAACTGGAAGGAAAGAAACGCATGGAGGTAGAGGCGTTTCTGCGAGGCTACAGATTTTAG